CTCTATTGCTGGTAATTTGGGACTTAATAAATTAATTGTTTTGTGGGATTCTAATAAAGTAACTTCGGATGCTGATTTGAGTTCTTCTAATACTGAGGATGAATTACAAAAGTTTCAATCAATGGGTTGGAATACAATAGAAGTTTTAGATGGTAATAATTGTCAACAAATAAGTTCAGCAATTTCTCAAGCTCAACAATGTTCAGATAAGCCTACTTTAATTAAAGTAAATACAATTATTGGATTTGGTTCTACTTTACAAGGTACTAGTTCTATTCATAGTGATCCTGTATCAGATGTTGAAGCGCAGTATATGAAAAAACAGTTTGGTTTTGTAAACCAGCCTCCTTTTTATATACCACAGGAAGTGAAAAAATGGTTTGAATCAGTTGGAAAAAATGGATCACAGGAAGAACAATCATGGTTTGATTTAAAGCAAAAATATATTCAAAAATATCCTGAATTAGGCCGTTTATTAGAAGACATTATACAAAAGCGGGTAGAAATACCGGATATTGACAAAATAACACTTACTGGTAATCAAGCAACTAGAGCAGCTTCAGAAAAAATTTTAAATACTATTTATTCTCAATATCCTATTTTAGTTGGTGGTAGTGGTGATTTAGGTTCGTCAAATAAAACAACTATTAAAAAAGAATTTTTTATGTCGAAACATCGTTATCAGGGTCCTAATATCTATTTTGGAGTTAGAGAGTTTTCTATGGGAGCAATTGCCAATGGATTAACACTTCATGGAGGACTAAAAGGATATGCAGGTACATTTTTAGTTTTTTCCGATTATATGAGAAATGCCATCAGGCAAGCTGCTATTATGAAAGTTCCTACTATTTTTATCTTTACACATGATAGTCTATATGTTGGTCAAGATGGACCTACACATCAACCTGTTGAACAATTAATGTCATTAAGGGCAATGCCTAATCTTACGGTGTTTAGGGCTGCTGATAATATAGAAGTGAAAGCAGCATGGGAAATAGCATTACAATCATCTACAACACCTACAGTTATAGTCTTAAATCGTCAATCTGTACCACAATTATCAAGTAGTAGTTTTGTCAAAGCTCAAAAGGGTGCTTATATTATATCTGAAGCTTCTAACAATCATCCTCAAGGTATTATAATAGCTAGTGGATCCGAAGTATCATTAGCTTTAAAAGCACAATCAATTTTATCAAAAAATAAGGTGTTCGTTAGAGTAGTATCAATGCCATCATGGGAAATTTTTGACTCACAATCATTAGAATATAAGCATGCGATTTTACCATCAGAGATACAAAATAGAATGTCTATTGAATTAGGTGCCACAATGGGATGGCAACAATATGTGGGAATCAATGGTGTTAGGATGGGCTATGACAAATTTGGAGAATCTGCACCAGCAGCAGATATTATAAAAATGATTGATTTTAATGCTGAACATGCAGCTAGCTTATATTTGAAATCTTTCTTAAAATAATAATGTAATTATTTTACAACTATAATCATTATTAAATATTACTTTTATTATTAAATAAATGAGGTGGTAATAAGTAACTTTAATTGCAGTAGCAATTAAGTGATTAATTAATAGTCATTGCCCATTGATGATTTATCAGTATCATATTTATTAAAGTTTTTAGAATTTGTTAAGATTAAACAATCTATCATCAATAATATATAAAATGTTTTGCTAAAACGCTCATTTAAAATAATCGCAAAGTAAAAATTTATTTTGCGGCTATTTTTAAGTTACCATGGCTTTTAACTGCAATTCAAAATCTATGAAGTGAATTGATATTAGCCAGCAACAGAGAGAGTTAAATGATTTGTCCCAAACATCTAGAAATCGCAAAAAAGCATTATGCCATTAGTTTTAGACTTTGGCATAATGCTTTTTTCGTTAGGGTGAAGGTTTGTCCCATCTCCCATTTTTGTTAATTTGATACCGTTGATTGTTGTTGATGCCAAGCGATGATATTTTTTGTAATTGCTTTTGCGACGTTTAAATTTTTCAGCAACGGTCCATGAGAATAGCTGCCAATGACATTCTTATACTGCATGCCCTCAACACCATCATCAGGATTGTTGCCATAGCCATTAATCATTTTTCCAAAGGGTTGTAATTTGTTTTTATCATCAAAAAAAGTTTGACCACTGTGATTTTCAAATGCAGTAACTTCACCATATTTAGTTGTGTATTTCGTATCACCAATCATTCTTTTTTGAGGATTAAAAACTGTATGCAATGGTAATAAGTTCAAACATTTGATAGTTTGACCACCACTAGTTTGATAATAGCTGCCTAAGAATTGATAACCACCACAGATGCAAAGCATGGGACCACCAGCTTCAATAAAATCTTGAATAGTTTGGCGATGACGGATAATATCATTTGCCACCACCGATTGTTCAAAGTCTTGACCACCACCAAAAAAGAGAAAGTCAAAATCAAAAGCATTAAAGTTATCACCTAAACTGATATTGGTAACGGTGCAGTCTAAACCTTGTTGTTTTAAGAGATATTTGATGATTTTAACATCACCACAGTCACCATAGGTATTCATTAAGTCTTCATAAAGATAAGCAATTTTGATTGTTGTCATGATTAAAATTTCCTCATTATAATGGTTTACTATCTATTGTTACTAGTTTAAACTGACTTATAATAAAAGTCTAGAGGAGTGATTTGTGTGTCTCATGCAATCAACGAAGAACAATTAAAAAAATTCCAACATCAATTTCATAGTCAAAAAGTCAACGAAGTGCTTGCTAATACCGTTCAAAATAATGGTATAAATCAAGTTGCCCAAAGTTTAACCGTTGAAACTCAATTGGATCCAACTTTTTCTATTGAAGTCAAAACCGGCGCGGTGTCTAATCAAAAACAGTCCGGACGCTGCTGGCTATTTGCAGCATTAACGACCCTGCGAACTAAATTTGCAACTGAATATCAAACCAAGGATTTTGAATTGTCACAAAACTATTTATCTTTTTATGATCGTTTGGAAAAAGCTAATTGGTTTTACCAACAAGTAATAGCAACAGCTAGTTTGCCACTTGAAGACCGCAAAGTGGCTCACTTACTGGCCAATCCAGATGATGATGGTGGTCAATGGTCTTATGCAGTTAATTTAATCAAGAAATATGGAGTAGTGCCTAAGTATGTAATGCCGGAAACTTATAATTCTGAACATACTAATGAATTTTCCAC
The nucleotide sequence above comes from Bombilactobacillus bombi. Encoded proteins:
- the tkt gene encoding transketolase gives rise to the protein MNTKLDELSINTIRNLTLDAVQKAQHGHLGMPLGAAAMGYTLWRYHLKVNPKDANWFDRDRFILSAGHGSMLLYALLNLSGFPLTVDDIKQFRQLHSLTPGHPEYGKTIGVDASTGPLGQGFAMGVGMAIAQAHLADRFNKPDFPIINHYTYVISGDGDLEEGVCQEAASIAGNLGLNKLIVLWDSNKVTSDADLSSSNTEDELQKFQSMGWNTIEVLDGNNCQQISSAISQAQQCSDKPTLIKVNTIIGFGSTLQGTSSIHSDPVSDVEAQYMKKQFGFVNQPPFYIPQEVKKWFESVGKNGSQEEQSWFDLKQKYIQKYPELGRLLEDIIQKRVEIPDIDKITLTGNQATRAASEKILNTIYSQYPILVGGSGDLGSSNKTTIKKEFFMSKHRYQGPNIYFGVREFSMGAIANGLTLHGGLKGYAGTFLVFSDYMRNAIRQAAIMKVPTIFIFTHDSLYVGQDGPTHQPVEQLMSLRAMPNLTVFRAADNIEVKAAWEIALQSSTTPTVIVLNRQSVPQLSSSSFVKAQKGAYIISEASNNHPQGIIIASGSEVSLALKAQSILSKNKVFVRVVSMPSWEIFDSQSLEYKHAILPSEIQNRMSIELGATMGWQQYVGINGVRMGYDKFGESAPAADIIKMIDFNAEHAASLYLKSFLK
- a CDS encoding type 1 glutamine amidotransferase translates to MMTTIKIAYLYEDLMNTYGDCGDVKIIKYLLKQQGLDCTVTNISLGDNFNAFDFDFLFFGGGQDFEQSVVANDIIRHRQTIQDFIEAGGPMLCICGGYQFLGSYYQTSGGQTIKCLNLLPLHTVFNPQKRMIGDTKYTTKYGEVTAFENHSGQTFFDDKNKLQPFGKMINGYGNNPDDGVEGMQYKNVIGSYSHGPLLKNLNVAKAITKNIIAWHQQQSTVSN